GTTCCGCTCCCCCTGAGCGGCACGTCCACCCGCCCTTCCGGTTGGGGGCGGAGCTTTCCGCCCCTGGCCCCGCCCCTTCCGCTCCGGCCCGCCCATCGCTCCCTCCCCGCTCGGGGCGGCGCTTTTACGACAGCGGCGGCCGTAAAGCGGAAGCGCAGCGCTTTTACGACAGCGGTGGCCGTAAAGCGACAGAGCGGAACGACAACAGCGTTGGTGGTAGGGGGCTacctggggggggtgggggggggcacgggggggcgATGGGGCGCGGGGGGCTCTGGGGACCCCCCCAGAAGGGCCctgaggctctatgggggccCCGTTCCCTTCCAGTGGGGATatgggtgcccccccccccccaaaatgaagTCTCCTTatgggttccccccccccaaccgaGCGCTCCCTTcgcccctcccccaccccaaagggttcccccccccccttccgaGGGAtcccaaagacccccccccaaaaaaggctcccccccccaacccaatGAGTGCCCCTCCCACCCCCAAtgaattcccccccccccccaccaaagGTCTCCCAAtgagtgcccccccccccccccccacccatcAGCTCCCAATGGGTTCTCCCCCACCCAACGggtcccctccccccacccaacacccccccacagccccccccccccacacagtGGGTTCCCCACCCCACCCAATGAGGTCCCCCCACCCATCAGCCCCCATtgaatccccccccccccaaaggggttcccctgcccaccccatggctcccccaccccctcccacccccccatcccccccccaacccccctcactccccccatccccccaatgTAGGGCCATGGAGTCTCCCACCCCCCAATGATGACCCTCCCACCCATCAGCCCCCATTGaatcccccccccaaaggggttcccctgcccaccccatgGCTCCCCTACCCCCAatccccctcccaccccccagcccccctcactccccccatccccccaatgTAGGGCCATGGAGTCTCCCAGCCCCCACCCAACCCAATGAGATCCCCCCACCCATCATCCCCCATTgaatccccccaccccatggctcccccacccccagcccccctcactccccccatccccccccatgcAGGCCCCATGGAATCACTCTCCCACCCCACCCAATGACTGCCCTCCCACCCATCAGCCCCCACTGAATCCCCCCCCAAAGGGttcccctgcccaccccatcccccccccaaccccccaacccccctcactccccccatccccccaatgTAGGGCCATGGAGTCTCCCAGCCCCCACCCAACCCAATGAGGTCCCCCCACCCATCAGCCCCCATTGAACCCCCCCCAAAGGGGTTCAATGCCCATTGAACTCCATCACCCTGCCCACCCCATGgctcccccaccccctcccaccccccagcccccctcactccccccatcccccccccccgcaggcCCCATGGAATCActctcccaccccccaccccacccaaTGACCGCCCTCCCACCCATCAGCCCCCATTGAGTCCCCCCCCAAGGGGttcccctgcccaccccatggctcccccaccccctcccaccccccatctgcctcccaccccccaacccccctcactccccccatccccccaatgTAGGGCCATGGAGTCTCCCACCCCCCAGTGATGACCCTCCCACCCATCAGCCCCCATTGAGTCCCCCCCCAAGGGGttcccctgcccaccccatggctcccccacccccaatccccctcccacccccagcccccctcactccccccatcccccccccgcAGGCCCCATGGAATCACTCTCCCACCCCACCCAATGACCGCCCTCCCACCCAAGGGGttcccctgcccaccccaccctacccccctttccaccccccatccccctcccaccccccaactCTCCTcactccccccatccccccaatgTAGGGCCATGGTctctcccaccccccaccccacccaaTGATGACCCTCCCACCCATCAGCCCCCATTGAGTCCCCCCCCAAGGGGttcccctgcccaccccatggctcccccacccccagcccccctcactccccccatcccccccatgcAGGCCCCATGGAATCGCGCTTCACCCGCGGCAAATCCCCACTGCTGGAGCGCCCCCTGGGCCGCCCGCGGGGGGAGGTGAGTCTGAGCGCCTTCGCTCTGCTCTTCTGCGAGTTGGTGCAGTACTGCCAGCGCCGGGTCTACTCCGTGGCCGAGCTGCAATCCAAGCTGGCCCAACTGGGCCACCAAGTGGGCCTCCGCCTCCTGGACCCCCTGGTGAGCCGCGAGAGGGGGGGGCGGCGCGAGACCAAAGTGCTGAGCGTCCTCCTGTTCGTCAAGGGCCCCGTGTGGAGGGCCCTGTTCGGGAAGGAGGCCGACAAGCTGGAGCAGGCCAACGACGACGACAAGACGTACTACGTGATCGAACGCGAGCCTCTGGTCAACACCTTCATCTCCGTGCCCAGGGAGAACAGCACCCTCAACTGCGCCGCCTTCACGGCCGGCCTGGTGGAGGCCGTGCTGGGAGCCAGCGGCTTCCCGGCCAAGGTGACGGCGCATTGGCACAAGGGGACCACGCTGATGATCAAGTTTGAGGAGGGGGTCATCGCGCGGGATAAGAGCCTGGAGGGGAGATGAGGGGCGCCGAggcgtggggtggggggaggagggggtcacctctttgggggggggacgCTCGTGTTGATGTTCAGAGCCATTGGTGTCACTCAACGCCACCCGTTGTCCTCCGTTGTCTTCATGTTGGGATGCTCGTGTTGATACGTGGCCCTATAGGTGGTATTGGGGCCCATTGGGTGACCTTCAACGTTGGGTGTCCCTCAATGGGGTCCGTTGTCCCTCCTGATGGCACTCAGAGCTCTGTGGGGACATTGGGAGCCATTGGTGTCACTCAGCACCACCCATTGTCCTCCATTGTCTTCATGTTGGGATGCTCATGTTGATACGTGGCCCTATAGGTGGTATTGGGGCCCATTGGGTGACCTTCAGCGTTGGGTGTCCCTCAATGGGGTCCATTGTCCCTCCTGGGGACATTGGGAGCCATTGGTGTCACTCAATGTCACCCATTGCCCTCCTTTGTCTTCATGTTGGGACGCTCATGTTGATACGTGGCCCTATAGGTGGTATTGGGGCCCATTGGGTGACCTTCGGCGTTGGGTGTCCCTCAATGGGGTCCATTGTCCCTCCTGGGGACATTGGGAGCCATTGGTGTCACTCAGCGCCACCCATTGTCCTCCTTTGGCTTCATGTCGGGTCGCTCGCGTTGTTACGTGGCCCTATAAATGTTCTGTTGGCCCATTGGGTGACCTTTGGTGTGGGGTGTCCCTCAATGGGGTCCGTTGTCCCTCCTGATGGCACTCAGAGCTCTGTGGGGACATTGGGAGCCATTGGTGTCACTCAGCGCCACCCATTGCCCTCCGTTGTCTTCATGTTGGGATGCTCATGTTGATACGTGGCCCTATAGGTGGTATTGGGGCCCATTGGGTGACCTTCGGCGTTGGGTGTCCCTCAATGGGGTCCATTGTCCCTCCTGGGGACATTGGGAGCCATTGGTGTCACTCAACGCAACCAGTTGTCCTCCTTTGGCTTCATGTCGGGTCGCTCATGTTGATATGTGGCCCTATAAATGTTCTGTTGGCCCATTGGGTGACCTTTGGTGTGGGGTGTCCCTCAATGGGGTCCATTGTCCCTCCTGGTGGCCCTGGGAACTACTTGGGGACATTGGGAGCCATTGGTGTCACTCAGCGCCACCCATTGCCCTCCGTTGTCTTCATGTTGGGATGCTCATGTTGATATGTGGCCCTATAGGTGGTATTGGGGCCCATTGGGTGGCCTTTGGCGTTGGGTGTCCCTCAATGGGGTCCATTGTCCCTCCTGATGGCACTCAGAGCTCTGCGGGGACATTGGGAGCCATTGGTGTCACTCAACACCATCCATTGTCTCCATTTGGCTTCATGTTGGGACGCTCGTGTTGATATGTGGCCCTATAGGTGGTATTGGGGCCCATTGGGTGGCCTTCGGTGTTGGGTGTCACTCAGTGGGGTCCATTGTCCCTCCTGGTGGCACTCAGCGTCTCCTGGGGACATTGGGAGCCATTGGTGTCACTCAGCGCCATCCATTGTCCCCCTTTGGCTTCATGTCGGGTCGCTCATGTTGATACGTGGCCCTATAAATGTTCTGTTGGCCCATTGGGTGACCTTCAGCGTTGGGTGTCCCTCAATGGGGTCCATTGTCCCTCCTGGTGGCCCTGGGAACTACTTGGGgacattgggacccattggtGTCACTCAGCGCCACCCATTGTCCTCCGTTGTCTTCATGTTGGGATGCTCATGTTGATACGTGGCCCTATAGGTGGTATTGGGGCCCATTGGGTGACCTTCGGTGTTGGGTGTCCCTCAATGGGGTCCATTGTCCCTCCTGGGGACATTGGGAGCCATTGGTGTCACTCAGCGCCACCCATTGTCCCCCTTTGGCTTCATGTCGGGTCGCTCGCGTTGTTACGTGGCCCTATAAATGTTCTGTTGGCCCATTGGGTGTCCCTCAATGGGGTTCATTGTCCCCCACGGTGGCCCCTGGAACTACTTGGGGACAtcatccccccatccccacattcCCGGTGTCCCCACAttcccccatccccatgtccccagtgtccccaatgtcccccctatcccagtgtccccaatgtccccaatgtccccctcTTCCcagtgtccccaatgtcccccccaTTCCAATGTCTCCAATGTCCCCCCCATCCCgttgtccccaatgtccccccatcccaatgtccccccatcccggtgtccccaatgtccccacgtccccacccCGCCCATCCCTTTCCCAGAAGCCCCCCACCCGGCACCACTTCCCCTTTCGGTTCCCCTTTTTGGGGGACAgagttggggggtggggggggacgtggggacaccgagggggggggggggcgggacaCGTGGCACTGCCAGCTgtatggggacagtgggacatggggggggacatggggacactggggacattggggacatggGGCCATTATGTACATGGGGCCactggggacgtggggacattggggacattatggacatggggacattgggggttTGGGGACACTGGGGCCATtatggacatggggacaccattGAGGATGTGGGGCCATTATGaacatggggacattggggccattggggccattatggacatggggacattggggacattatggacaatggggacattatGGACATGAGAACACCATTGGGGATGTGGGGCCATTatggacatggggacagtggggccaTTATGGACATGAGAACATtatggacatggggacattggggacgtggggacattggggccattatggacatggggacattatggacatggggacattggggatgtggggacattggggacattatGAACGTGGGGCCATTATGGACATGGGCACATTGGGGCCATTCGGGCCATTATGGACGTGGGGAcactggggatgtggggacattggggccattatggacatggggacattatggacgtggggacattggggacatgaTGTCC
This DNA window, taken from Gallus gallus isolate bGalGal1 chromosome 30, bGalGal1.mat.broiler.GRCg7b, whole genome shotgun sequence, encodes the following:
- the TRAPPC5 gene encoding trafficking protein particle complex subunit 5 translates to MESRFTRGKSPLLERPLGRPRGEVSLSAFALLFCELVQYCQRRVYSVAELQSKLAQLGHQVGLRLLDPLVSRERGGRRETKVLSVLLFVKGPVWRALFGKEADKLEQANDDDKTYYVIEREPLVNTFISVPRENSTLNCAAFTAGLVEAVLGASGFPAKVTAHWHKGTTLMIKFEEGVIARDKSLEGR